The Malus domestica chromosome 10, GDT2T_hap1 genome contains a region encoding:
- the LOC114827336 gene encoding disease resistance protein RUN1-like, translating to MLEIGLGVLGKASLNSNKSVRMTKSENAEVILEQWKDALQKVAKIKGSTSKNREPDVIEQIIENVRNKVGPLSLEPAEKLVDIESKLKELDVLLELESNDVLFIGIWGMGGIGKTTLAKACYERIRHKFQAESFHDGVREDSKAHGMACVQRKLSNSLMKRNIQDWAAGEAARWRSFLLQKKVLIILDDVDDSIQLRELCEKPAWFGQGSRIIITTRDERLLISHGVEKQFKVPELGKVDALKLFNLRAFPRENPPESYKALSYSFVDYASGLPLALEVLGSFLYGRDLDARSSQLRKLEGDFTLDEKIMKILITGYEGLDPQGREIFLDIACFFKGEDKDRVFEILDSCGFNPGIDIDVLMEKSLTTISDNRVRMHDLLQKKGQTIVRTSFMF from the exons ATGTTGGAGATAGGTCTGGGAGTTTTGGGAAAGGCTTCACTGAACTCGAACAAAAGTGTAAGAATGACAAAGAGTGAGAATGCCGAAGTGATTTTGGAACAATGGAAAGATGCCTTACAAAAAGTGGCAAAAATCAAAGGGTCTACTTCAAAGAATAG AGAACCAGATGTCATCGAACAAATTATTGAAAATGTACGGAATAAAGTAGGACCTTTATCATTGGAACCTGCAGAAAAGCTAGTTGACATTGAATCGAAACTGAAGGAACTTGATGTGCTTTTAGAACTAGAGTCAAATGATGTTCTCTTTATAGGAATATGGGGGATGGGTGGGATAGGTAAGACAACCCTTGCCAAAGCATGTTATGAGAGGATTCGTCATAAATTTCAAGCCGAAAGCTTTCATGACGGAGTTAGAGAGGATTCTAAGGCACACGGTATGGCCTGTGTACAGAGGAAGCTTTCCAATAGccttatgaaaagaaatatacAAGACTGGGCTGCCGGTGAAGCTGCCAGATGGAGAAGTTTCTTACTTCAGAAAAAGGTTCTCATCATTCTTGATGACGTGGACGATAGTATCCAGTTAAGAGAGCTATGTGAAAAACCAGCTTGGTTTGGTCAGGGGAGTAGAATCATTATTACGACTAGAGATGAACGCTTGCTAATTTCACATGGTGTAGAAAAACAATTTAAGGTGCCGGAGCTGGGTAAAGTTGATGCTCTTAAACTTTTTAACTTGAGAGCCTTCCCTAGAGAGAATCCACCTGAAAGTTATAAGGCTCTGTCGTACAGTTTTGTGGACTATGCCAGTGGCCTTCCATTAGCTCTTGAAGTCTTGGGGTCTTTTTTGTATGGAAGAGATCTAGATGCACGGAGCAGTCAATTGCGTAAACTAGAGGGTGATTTCACATTGGATGAAAAAATTATGAAGATTCTTATAACAGGTTACGAGGGATTAGATCCGCAAGGGAGAGAGATTTTCCTTGACATCGCATGTTTCTTTAAAGGGGAGGACAAAGATCGAGTATTTGAAATACTTGATAGTTGTGGTTTTAATCCAGGTATTGACATAGATGTCCTTATGGAGAAGTCTCTGACAACAATTTCAGATAACAGGGTGCGGATGCATGATTTGTTACAAAAAAAGGGTCAAACAATTGTAAGGACATCTTTCATGTTTTGA
- the LOC114827449 gene encoding uncharacterized protein, giving the protein MYIKCPHANIDSDKQMNIFFDGLNPTSKSHVNASDGGSLSNKSAREAFELFDTMATESQEWAAEHSQKRGIFELSAGSSNMSAQMEKMEKKIDAKFDIILQQIANSTQQQQPTSTIYTICSMATHDILGCPHKESYPELVEQHVNMMNSYQRPRNDAYATHYNPGWNDHHNFKWGDNQNNARPFQQAQKPFVPSKPSLEDQMTKLAATTQTFMEGSNQRFQNIEASIKSLELQFGQLAAQISDREKGRFPSQMMYNPRGTEDCCAIRTLRCGKSYDNRENGTEQNLPAVKISTESAKTRVEPANSASKQNLTSAETVPKQVSERVYNPPVPYPERLIPKAKDQQLKDFIQTLAKVQIIYHCESKLKPTSNIIQLADRSITYPRGIIEDVIVKVDNLYLSADFMVLDMDEDLTTPIILRRPFMATARTLIDVEAGTLTLRVEDQTVVFNLFEVITHPSDKKECMRVDALDGLPKAKFMTRSLTNHLLIKTQDVIRECDSKVQQQKVRAVEVFKLIPGRQESRWKGPYMVKQVFQNSNVDIELEGRGCVLKVKKSLLKSFPKKFGTSESLTLKEPVI; this is encoded by the exons ATGTATATAAAGTGTCCACATGCTAATATTGATTCAGATAAACAAATGAATATTTTCTTTGATGGGCTTAATCCTACATCTAAAAGTCATGTTAATGCATCAGATGGGGGTTCATTGTCAAATAAATCTGCAAGAGAAgcatttgaattatttgataCAATGGCTACAGAATCTCAAGAGTGGGCAGCAGAACATTCACAAAAAAGGGGCATTTTTGAGTTATCAGCAGGTTCCTCTAATATGTCTGCACAAAtggaaaaaatggagaaaaaaattGATGCAAAGTTTGACATTATTTTACAACAGATAGCAAATTCTACACAGCAGCAGCAACCTACATCAACAATCTACACTATCTGCAGCATGGCTACACACGACATATTGGGCTGTCCACATAAAGAATCTTACCCAGAGCTTGTCGAGCAACATGTTAATATGATGAACAGTTATCAAAGGCCTAGGAATGATGCATATGCAACTCATTACAATCCAGGATGGAATGATCATCATAATTTCAAATGGGGTGACAATCAAAATAATGCAAGACCATTCCAACAAGCACAAAAACCTTTTGTACCATCCAAACCATCATTGGAGGATCAAATGACTAAACTGGCAGCAACAACACAAACATTCATGGAAGGCAGCAATCAAAGATTTCAGAATATTGAGGCATCAATTAAAAGTTTAGAGTTACAATTTGGGCAGCTAGCTGCACAGATTTCAGACAGAGAAAAAGGAAGGTTTCCTAGTCAAATGATGTATAATCCAAGAGGTACAGAGGATTGTTGTGCAATACGGACTTTAAGGTGTGGTAAAAGTTATGACAACCGTGAAAATGGCACTGAACAGAATCTGCCAGCAGTGAAAATTTCTACAGAATCTGCAAAAACAAGGGTAGAACCTGCCAATTCTGCATCAAAACAGAATCTGACCAGTGCAGAAACTGTCCCAAAACAGGTTTCTGAGCGTGTTTATAATCCTCCAGTACCATATCCAGAACGGTTAATACCAAAGGCTAAGGATCAGCAGTTAAAAGACTTCATACAGACATTGGCTAAAGTTCAAATAATTTACCATT GTGAAAGCAAGCTGAAGCCAACCTCCAACATTATTCAATTGGCTGACCGTTCAATTACCTATCCTAGAGGAATCATCGAAGATGTTATTGTTAAGGTTGACAATTTATATTTATCAGCTGATTTTATGGTGTTGGACATGGATGAAGATTTGACAACACCCATCATTTTGAGACGACCCTTCATGGCAACAGCCCGAACTCTTATTGATGTTGAAGCAGGAACATTAACACTACGGGTTGAAGATCAAACAGTTGTTTTCAATTTGTTTGAAGTCATCACACATCCAAGTGACAAGAAAGAATGCATGCGTGTTGATGCATTAGATGGTTTACCTAAGGCCAAATTTATGACCAGATCATTAACTAACCATCTGCTCATAAAGACTCAAGATGTGATTCGTGAGTGTGATAGTAAAGTGCAACAGCAAAAAGTTCGGGCGGTTGAAGT TTTCAAGTTAATTCCAGGGAGACAAGAGTCTCGGTGGAAGGGACCTTATATGGTTAAGCAAGTTTTTCAAAACAGTAATGTGGACATTGAACTAGAGGGCAGGGGTTGTGTGCTCAAGGTCAAGAAGTCTCTACTAAAGTCATTCCCAAAGAAGTTTGGTACAAGCGAGTCTTTGACTCTGAAGGAACCAGTGATCTAG